TGAGCTGTCCTTTCCGCCGGAGAACATGACGAGTATCCTCTTGTCGTAGAGTCCAGCTTTCTCCGAGAAGTTTTTGATCTCATCGACGGCATCGTTGAAGGTCGGCATGGGGGAAAATAAAAACGGAGGCTTAAAAACCTGAGCCTCAGACCTTCTCGACCCACTGCTCGGCGAGGTCTCCGACGATCGGGAACTTGTAGCGCTCGCCCTGGTAGGCCTTGAGCATGCCGACGATCCATACGACGATCTCGATCAGGGCTACGAGCGTCCCAAGTGGTCCGAATATCGCTCCAAGGATTATCTGAAGGATCCACAGCCCTATGAAGAGGATCGTTGACTGCATCGCGTGGAAACGGACGAAATCGCTCTCCTTCTCGAGGATGAGGAATATTATCCCGGTCAGGGCACCGAGGACATAGGTGAGAAGGCCTTCAATGTTCTCGTCCATACCAAGGGACGTTTTCTTTGGTTCTTCAGGTGGAACTTCCGCCATAGACAATACACCTCCGGTATTCAACCTGTTGTATACTTCACA
This window of the Thermococcus siculi genome carries:
- a CDS encoding DUF4870 domain-containing protein, coding for MAEVPPEEPKKTSLGMDENIEGLLTYVLGALTGIIFLILEKESDFVRFHAMQSTILFIGLWILQIILGAIFGPLGTLVALIEIVVWIVGMLKAYQGERYKFPIVGDLAEQWVEKV